In Halorientalis sp. LT38, a genomic segment contains:
- a CDS encoding tautomerase family protein: MPLLQFDTTLSLSAAEKSALAERVTDVYTEEMATTAGHVAVTIREREPADLHLGRAVDGPLLFLDAEIRQGRSFDRKRAFALETFAYLGETFDVPDENLKAVFTEHPGESMMGVDRVGGEWDGE; this comes from the coding sequence ATGCCGCTGCTCCAGTTCGACACGACCCTCTCGCTGTCGGCCGCGGAGAAGTCAGCCCTTGCAGAGCGGGTGACCGATGTCTACACCGAGGAGATGGCGACGACCGCGGGTCACGTCGCGGTGACGATCCGCGAGCGCGAGCCGGCCGACCTCCACCTCGGCCGTGCGGTCGACGGCCCGCTCCTGTTCCTCGACGCCGAGATCCGGCAGGGGCGGTCGTTCGACCGCAAGCGCGCGTTCGCCCTCGAAACGTTCGCGTACCTCGGCGAGACTTTCGACGTGCCCGACGAGAACCTGAAGGCCGTGTTCACCGAGCACCCCGGCGAGTCGATGATGGGCGTCGACC